From the genome of Chionomys nivalis chromosome 19, mChiNiv1.1, whole genome shotgun sequence, one region includes:
- the Tgfbrap1 gene encoding transforming growth factor-beta receptor-associated protein 1 produces MMNIKAFTLVSAVERELLTGDREHISIECVECCGRNLYVGTNDCFIYHFLLEEKTLPTGTASFIATKQLHRHLGFKKPVNELCAASALNRLLVLCDNSITLVNMLNLEPVPSGARIKGATTFAVNENPVNGDPFCVEVCIISVKRRTVQMFLVYEDRVQIVKEVSTPEQPLAVAVDGYFLCLALTTQYIILNYSTGLSQDLFPYCSEEKPPIVKRIGRQEFLLAGPGGLGMFATVAGISQRAPVHWSENVIGAAVCFPYVIALDDEFITVHSMLDQQQKQTLPFKEGHILQDFEGRVIVATSKGVYILVPLPLEKQIQDLLASRRVEEALILAKGARRNIPKDKFQVMYRRVLQQAGFIQFAQLQFLEAKELFRSSQLDVRELISLYPFLLPTSSSFTRSHPPLHEYADLNQLTQGDQEKMTKCKRFLMSYLNEVRSTEVANGYKEDIDTALLKLYAEADHDSLLDLLVTENFCLLTDSAAWLEKHKKYFALGLLYHYNKQDASAVQLWVKIVNGDVQDSTRSDLYEYIVDFLTYCLDQELVWTHADWLLQKSEEIGVQVFTKRPLDEKQQTGFNPDDIISCLKKYPKALVKYLEHLVIDRRLQKEEYHTHLAILYLEEVLRQRVATGGKDVDTTEAQTKLRRLLQKSDSYRVHLLKEKIQGAGLPMESAILHGKLGEHEKALHILVHEMGDFSAAEDYCLWGSEGQDAACRQHLFHTLLAMYLHAGPSAHALTVAAVDLLNHHAREFDATQVLQLLPDTWSVQLLCPFLTGAMRDSIHARRTTQVALGLARSENLIYMYDKVKLKGSAVWLSDKKLCQLCQNPFGEPVFVRYPNGGLVHTHCAASRHTTPSSPSPGSRT; encoded by the exons ATGATGAACATCAAGGCCTTCACCTTGGTCTCTGCAGTAGAGCGGGAGCTGCTGACGGGTGACAGAGAGCACATCAGCATTGAGTGTGTGGAGTGCTGTGGCAGGAATCTCTATGTCGGCACCAATGACTGCTTCATCTACCACTTCCTGCTGGAGGAGAAGACTTTGCCTACAGGGACGGCCTCATTCATTGCCACCAAACAGCTACACAGACACCTGGGCTTCAAGAAGCCTGTGAATGAGTTGTGTGCGGCCTCAGCTCTCAATAGGCTGCTGGTGCTCTGTGACAACTCGATAACCCTGGTTAACATGCTGAACCTGGAGCCAGTGCCCTCAGGGGCCCGCATCAAAGGGGCCACAACATTTGCAGTGAACGAGAACCCTGTGAATGGGGACCCCTTCTGCGTGGAAGTGTGCATCATCTCGGTGAAGCGAAGGACCGTCCAAATGTTTCTGGTGTACGAGGACCGAGTACAGATTGTCAAGGAGGTGTCCACTCCAGAGCAGCCTCTTGCTGTGGCTGTGGATGGCTACTTCTTGTGCCTGGCCCTGACCACACAATACATCATCCTGAACTACAGCACAGGCCTTTCCCAGGACCTGTTTCCCTACTGCAGCGAGGAGAAGCCACCCATTGTCAAGAGGATAGGCAGACAGGAGTTCCTGCTGGCTGGCCCTGGAGGCCTGG GCATGTTTGCCACCGTGGCTGGGATTTCCCAGCGTGCCCCTGTGCACTGGTCAGAGAATGTGATTGGGGCAGCTGTTTGCTTCCCCTATGTCATAGCACTCGATGACGAATTCATCACGGTTCACAGCATGCTGGATCAGCAGCAGAAACAGACCCTGCCCTTTAAAGAAGGCCACATCCTGCAGGACTTTGAAG gAAGAGTGATTGTTGCCACAAGTAAAGGAGTTTACATCTTGGTTCCATTacctctggaaaaacaaataCAGGATCTGTTAGCAAGCCGAAGAGTGGAGGAGGCTTTGATTTTAGCAAAAGGAGCCCGGAGGAACATTCCAAAAGACAAATTTCAG GTGATGTACAGGAGGGTTCTGCAGCAGGCAGGCTTTATACAGTTTGCACAGCTCCAGTTCCTGGAAGCCAAAGAGCTCTTCAG AAGCAGCCAGCTGGATGTCCGGGAGCTGATCTCTCTCTACCCCTTCCTGTtgcccacctcctcttccttcacCCGGTCTCACCCTCCTCTTCATGAGTATGCAGACCTGAACCAGCTGACCCAGGGTGACCAGGAGAAGATGACCAAGTGCAAGCGCTTCCTCATGAGCTACCTGAATGAAGTTCGCAGCACAGAGGTAGCAAATGGCTACAAGGAAGACATCGACACGGCCCTACTCAAGCTGTATGCAGAGGCTGACCATGACAGCCTGCTGGACCTCTTGGTCACTGAGAACTTCTGCCTGCTGACGGACAGTGCTGCCTGGCTGGAGAAGCACAAAAA GTATTTTGCCCTAGGACTGCTCTATCATTACAATAAACAGGATGCCTCTGCGGTTCAG TTGTGGGTGAAGATTGTGAACGGGGACGTCCAGGATTCCACACGCTCAGACCTGTATGAATACATCGTTGATTTTCTTACCTACTGCTTAGACCAAGAGCTCGTGTGGACCCATGCTGACTGGCTGTTGCAGAAAAGTGAGGAG ATTGGAGTTCAAGTTTTCACCAAGAGACCTTTGGACGAGAAGCAGCAGACTGGTTTTAATCCAGATGACATTATCAGTTGCCTTAAGAAATACCCTAAAGCCCTGGTTAAATATCTGGAGCATCTTGTTATCGACAGGAGACTGCAG AAAGAAGAGTACCACACCCACCTGGCCATCCTCTACCTGGAGGAAGTGCTGCGGCAGAGGGTGGCCACTGGCGGCAAGGATGTAGACACCACTGAGGCGCAGACCAAACTCCGGAGGCTGCTCCAGAAGTCTGACTCCTACCGCGTCCACTTGTTGAAAG AGAAGATCCAGGGTGCTGGCCTGCCCATGGAAAGCGCCATCCTCCACGGGAAGCTGGGCGAGCACGAGAAAGCCCTGCATATCCTGGTGCACGAGATGGGGGACTTCTCTGCAGCTGAGGACTACTGCCTCTGGGGCTCCGAGGGTCAGGACGCAGCCTGCCGTCAGCACCTTTTCCACACACTGCTCGCCATGTACCTCCATGCGGGCCCCTCTGCCCATGCGCTGACTGTGGCCGCTGTGGACTTGCTGAACCATCACGCCAGGGAGTTTGATGCCACCCAGGTCTTGCAGCTGCTGCCTGACACCTGGTCGGTGCAGCTTCTCTGCCCGTTCCTCACAGGAGCTATGAGGGACAGCATCCATGCCAGGAGGACCACACAGGTGGCTCTTGGCTTGGCCAGATCAGAAAACCTGATTTACATGTATGATAAG GTGAAGCTGAAGGGAAGTGCAGTCTGGCTCTCAGACAAAAAGCTCTGCCAACTCTGCCAGAACCCTTTTGGTGAGCCTGTGTTTGTCAGATACCCAAATGGAGGGCTCGTGCACACCCACTGTGCTGCCAGCAGACACACGACCCCCAGCTCACCCAGCCCTGGCTCTCGGACTTGA